A region from the Aegilops tauschii subsp. strangulata cultivar AL8/78 chromosome 5, Aet v6.0, whole genome shotgun sequence genome encodes:
- the LOC109766506 gene encoding LOW QUALITY PROTEIN: uncharacterized protein (The sequence of the model RefSeq protein was modified relative to this genomic sequence to represent the inferred CDS: inserted 2 bases in 1 codon) — protein MYLDDEKRSRRCCRRKPMPTSRTRNTSWSSPPSPTRVPSFVGWLEAVNLSSSEAIPACPTGDSSPSLPHAAXPPPPPPAVPATSAAAAYASLAAIASSVEGLASFNEVLVEFLDEWREFHLDANSIAAALPPLADDDADPDPKPSPVGQLGALLGQWNPVLPAAAASPLAADRVAEGSNPRLPDRGAERREHSPVPQDPLHQRDESIPKPDPVVERRERNPLPAPQPHTSAAAAAAGFPVADPVPEPEPKPVLPAEVGPVRAPKPAPKPAPGRERRASEQEAEMLGGICEQMGSRSLRGFVTTHLRDRAWLRRVGPAALRRAPDPAVLVIRAVSRSYICAESENAETACVLLLELYVRAGCPRRPEGEGEAEVRAEARVSALSWRSRIVREKGRVADASARDARGLILLMAAFGVPLEFPLQELYQLLLAGGCLTCVDVLRCSQPFMKKLRDVVADMLNRGSYREAIGVILAFDLQEAFPLDGVLSYIVDKVVRNRKEQESEVECDLAGSKKRDEEELLLWRSISKYVEERTPCFSEMSCPSLAERIKVLEERVGKPNQTFLSEESREPSFSERREPNQAFLMI, from the exons ATGTACTTGGACGACGAGAAGCGCTCGCGGCGCTGCTGTAGGAGGAAGCCGATGCCGACGTCCAGGACGAGGAACACCTCATggtcctcgccgccctcgccg ACACGCGTTCCTTCCTTCGTTGGTTGGCTGGAGGCTGTCAACTTGTCTAGCAGTGAGGCGATCCCAGCCTGCCCGACCGGCGACTCCTCCCCGTCTCTCCCCcatgctgc gccgccgccgcctcctcccgccgtTCCTGCCACCAGCGCCGCCGCGGCCTATGCGTCTCTCGCCGCCATTGCGAGCTCCGTCGAGGGCCTCGCCTCCTTCAACGAGGTGCTCGTCGAGTTCCTCGACGAGTGGCGCGAATTCCACCTCGACGCCAACTCCATCGCCGCCGCCCTGCCCCCGCTCGCCGACGACGATGCCGACCCCGACCCCAAGCCCAGCCCCGTGGGACAGCTCGGGGCCCTCCTCGGCCAGTGGAACCCcgtcctccccgccgccgccgcctcccccctcGCCGCCGACCGCGTAGCGGAGGGATCCAACCCTAGATTACCCGACCGCGGCGCCGAGCGCCGCGAGCACAGTCCCGTGCCTCAGGACCCCCTCCACCAGCGGGACGAATCCATCCCTAAACCCGACCCGGTGGTCGAGCGCCGCGAGCGCAATCCCCTGCCTGCGCCCCAGCcgcacacctccgccgccgccgccgccgccgggttCCCGGTCGCCGACCCCGTCCCGGAGCCCGAGCCGAAACCCGTCCTCCCGGCCGAGGTCGGGCCCGTTCGCGCGCCCAAGCCCGCACCCAAGCCCGCCCCCGGCCGCGAGCGCAGGGCCAGCGAGCAGGAGGCGGAGATGCTGGGGGGCATCTGCGAGCAGATGGGGTCGCGGTCGCTGCGCGGCTTCGTCACCACCCACCTGCGGGACCGCGCCTGGCTGCGCCGCGTGGGCCCGGCCGCGCTGCGCCGCGCCCCGGACCCCGCCGTGCTCGTGATCCGCGCCGTCAGCCGCAGCTACATCTGCGCCGAGAGCGAGAACGCCGAGACCGCCTGCGTGCTCCTGCTGGAGCTCTACGTGCGCGCGGGCTGCCCCCGCCGgccggagggggagggggaggccgaGGTGCGGGCCGAGGCGCGCGTGTCCGCGCTGTCGTGGCGCAGCCGAATCGTGCGGGAGAAGGGCCGGGTCGCCGACGCCAGCGCCAGGGACGCCCGCGGCCTCATCCTCCTCATGGCCGCCTTCGGTGTGCCCCTCGAGTTCCCTCTGCAGGAGCTCTACCAGCTGCTGCTTGCCGGTGGCTGCTTGACCTGCGTCGACGTGCTCAGATGCTCCCAGCCCTTCATGAAGAAGCTGCGTG ATGTTGTTGCTGATATGCTGAACAGGGGAAGTTATCGTGAAGCGATTGGTGTGATCCTTGCATTTGACCTGCAGGAGGCATTCCCGCTCGATGGCGTACTGTCTTACATCGTTGACAAGGTTGTGCGCAATAGGAAGGAGCAAGAGAGCGAGGTGGAGTGTGATTTGGCGGGATCG AAAAAACGTGATGAAGAGGAGTTGCTTCTTTGGAGATCAATATCGAAATATGTGGAGGAGCGCACACCATGTTTTTCAGAAATGTCTTGTCCCAGTTTGGCTGAGAGGATTAAGGTGCTAGAAGAACGCGTCGGAAAGCCAAACCAAACCTTTCTGAGTGAAGAGAGTCGCGAACCAAGCTTTTCCGAGCGAAGAGAGCCAAACCAAGCCTTTCTAATGATCTAA